A genomic window from Inediibacterium massiliense includes:
- the prmC gene encoding peptide chain release factor N(5)-glutamine methyltransferase: protein MAVNMIEILKSAVKKLEGNNIQTPLLDAEVILCDLLKKDKIFIFTHRDYVLNDEEEKMFWKCIDQRIKGVPVQYIIKKQEFMGLDFYVEEGVLIPRPDTEILVEEVIDWAKNRNTEKIRVVDLGTGSGAISVSLSKYIKKSFVYAVDLSLVALSIAKKNAKENEVEIIFLQGDLFEPLKNLKEKLDIVVSNPPYIPKEDIKTLQVEVQKYEPILALDGGEDGLDYYRRIIDQSPLFLRDKGLLALEVGHDQADEVISLMKMKGCYENIKKIKDLSGIERVITATLCESTKNDIIDC from the coding sequence TTGGCAGTAAATATGATAGAGATTTTAAAGAGTGCGGTAAAAAAATTGGAAGGAAACAACATACAAACACCTCTGTTAGATGCAGAGGTGATTTTGTGTGATTTATTAAAAAAAGACAAAATTTTTATTTTTACTCATAGAGATTATGTTTTAAATGATGAAGAAGAAAAGATGTTTTGGAAATGCATTGATCAAAGAATCAAAGGAGTACCTGTTCAATACATTATAAAAAAACAAGAATTTATGGGACTAGATTTTTATGTAGAAGAAGGAGTGCTTATTCCAAGACCAGATACAGAAATTTTAGTAGAAGAAGTAATAGATTGGGCAAAAAATAGAAATACTGAAAAGATAAGGGTTGTTGATTTAGGAACTGGAAGTGGAGCGATTAGTGTAAGCCTTTCAAAATATATAAAAAAATCCTTTGTGTATGCAGTAGATCTATCTCTTGTAGCGCTTTCTATTGCAAAGAAAAATGCAAAAGAAAATGAAGTAGAGATTATATTTTTACAGGGAGATTTGTTTGAGCCTTTGAAGAACTTAAAGGAAAAATTAGATATAGTAGTTTCTAACCCTCCTTATATTCCTAAAGAAGATATAAAAACTTTACAAGTAGAAGTACAAAAATATGAACCCATCCTTGCTTTAGATGGAGGAGAAGATGGTCTGGATTATTATAGAAGAATTATAGATCAATCGCCACTATTTTTAAGGGATAAAGGACTTTTGGCATTAGAGGTAGGACATGATCAAGCAGATGAAGTAATTTCTCTTATGAAAATGAAGGGTTGTTATGAAAATATAAAAAAGATTAAGGATTTATCAGGAATAGAGAGAGTCATCACAGCTACATTGTGTGAAAGTACTAAAAATGATATAATAGATTGTTAA
- a CDS encoding DUF1385 domain-containing protein, whose amino-acid sequence MEFEKIFAKHIKPTNIGGQAVIEGVMMRGKDDVAIAVRKPDQEIVIKTEKVKGITTSSWTKLPILRGGFALIDAMILGVKSLTYSAEFFEEEEQNQEKGKIETWIENKFGDKVNDILIYVSVFMALLVGIGIFIISPTLATNFLKTKIHVPWILNLVEGFLRIVLFVGYISLISQMKDIKRVFEYHGAEHKTIHCYESGLDLTVENAKNFPRLHPRCGTSFLVIVMIVSLLLFSLIGWPNPWMRILFRLILMPVVAGLSYEIIRFAGKSQSKIVRIISYPGLLLQKLTTKEPDDSQLEVAIAAMKHVLKDESEVDLWQ is encoded by the coding sequence TTGGAATTTGAAAAGATTTTTGCAAAACATATAAAGCCTACAAATATAGGTGGGCAGGCTGTCATCGAAGGAGTTATGATGAGGGGAAAAGATGATGTTGCCATTGCTGTAAGAAAGCCGGATCAAGAAATTGTCATCAAAACAGAAAAAGTAAAAGGAATCACAACAAGTTCGTGGACCAAACTTCCTATTTTAAGGGGAGGCTTTGCACTGATTGATGCAATGATTTTAGGAGTAAAATCTTTAACTTATTCTGCTGAATTTTTTGAAGAAGAAGAGCAAAATCAAGAAAAAGGAAAGATAGAAACTTGGATCGAAAATAAATTTGGAGACAAGGTAAATGATATTTTAATTTATGTGTCTGTTTTTATGGCTTTATTAGTGGGAATTGGTATTTTTATTATTTCGCCTACTCTTGCTACGAATTTCTTAAAGACAAAAATACATGTGCCTTGGATTTTAAATTTAGTAGAGGGATTTTTAAGGATTGTGCTTTTTGTAGGATATATTTCACTCATTTCTCAAATGAAGGATATCAAAAGAGTATTTGAGTATCATGGAGCAGAGCATAAAACCATACATTGTTATGAGAGCGGCCTAGATTTAACAGTAGAAAATGCAAAAAATTTTCCTAGACTTCATCCTAGATGTGGAACAAGCTTTCTAGTAATTGTAATGATTGTAAGTCTTCTTTTATTTTCATTGATTGGATGGCCGAATCCTTGGATGAGAATATTGTTTAGATTGATTTTAATGCCTGTTGTGGCAGGACTTTCTTATGAAATTATCCGATTTGCAGGAAAGAGTCAATCAAAAATAGTCAGAATCATCAGCTATCCAGGACTTCTTTTACAAAAGCTTACAACAAAAGAACCAGATGATAGTCAACTGGAAGTGGCTATTGCTGCTATGAAGCATGTTTTAAAAGATGAAAGTGAGGTAGACCTTTGGCAGTAA
- the rpmE gene encoding 50S ribosomal protein L31, with protein MKPGIHPDYKKAVVKCACGHTFETGSVKDEIKVEICSQCHPFYTGKQKFVSQGGRVDKFKQKYGIK; from the coding sequence ATGAAACCAGGAATCCACCCAGATTATAAAAAAGCAGTAGTTAAATGTGCTTGTGGACATACATTTGAAACAGGTTCAGTAAAAGATGAAATCAAAGTTGAAATTTGTTCACAATGTCATCCATTCTACACTGGCAAACAAAAATTTGTAAGCCAAGGTGGTCGTGTTGATAAATTCAAACAAAAATATGGAATCAAATAA